In one Pseudomonas sp. SG20056 genomic region, the following are encoded:
- the bfr gene encoding bacterioferritin — MKGHVDVIDYLKVLLKGELAARDQYFVHSRLYEDWGFTKLYERINHEMEEETQHADAILKRILFLEGTPDMVPDSFRFGQSVPEMLKFDLALEYHVRAALSKGIALCERHQDYQTRDILLVQLKDTEEDHAYWLEVQLGLIDRIGLQNYLQTQM, encoded by the coding sequence ATGAAAGGCCATGTAGACGTCATCGATTACCTGAAGGTGCTGCTCAAGGGCGAGCTGGCCGCGCGTGATCAGTATTTCGTGCATTCGCGTCTGTATGAAGATTGGGGTTTTACCAAGCTGTACGAGCGGATCAACCATGAGATGGAAGAGGAAACTCAGCACGCCGATGCCATCCTCAAGCGCATTCTGTTTCTCGAAGGTACACCTGACATGGTTCCGGACAGCTTCCGCTTCGGTCAGAGCGTGCCAGAGATGCTCAAGTTTGACCTTGCGCTGGAGTACCACGTGCGTGCAGCCCTGAGCAAAGGCATCGCCCTGTGCGAGCGGCATCAGGATTACCAGACCCGCGACATCCTGCTGGTGCAACTCAAGGACACTGAGGAGGATCACGCGTATTGGCTTGAGGTTCAGCTGGGTTTGATCGACCGTATTGGTTTGCAGAACTACCTGCAGACGCAGATGTAA
- the uvrA gene encoding excinuclease ABC subunit UvrA encodes MDKILIRGARTHNLKNIDLTLPRDKLIVITGLSGSGKSSLAFDTLYAEGQRRYVESLSAYARQFLSMMEKPDVDTIEGLSPAISIEQKSTSHNPRSTVGTITEIYDYLRLLYARAGIPRCPDHDLPLEAQTVSQMVDQVLALPEGSKLMLLAPVIRERKGEHLAVFDELRAQGFVRVRVNGKIYELDELPKLDKQKKHSIDAVVDRFKARGDLQQRLAESFETALKLADGLALIAPMEGEEGEEIIFSARFACPVCGHSISELEPKLFSFNNPAGACPTCDGLGVKQFFDTKRLVNGELTLAEGAIRGWDRRNVYYFQMLGSLAAHYGFSLEVPFDELSAEHQKCILFGSGTQNVDFKYLNDRGDIVKRSHPFEGIVPNLERRYRETESTSVREELAKFLSTQACQDCRGTRLRREARHVWVGEKTLPAVSGMPIGDATEYFGSLALPGRRGEIAEKILKEIRERLQFLVNVGLDYLTLDRSADTLSGGEAQRIRLASQIGAGLVGVMYILDEPSIGLHQRDNERLLGTLRHLRDIGNTVIVVEHDEDAIRMADYVVDIGPGAGVHGGQIVAQGTAAEVMAHPDSLTGKYLSGRVKIKVPAKRTPRDKKLSLKIKGARGNNLRNVDLEIPIGLLTCVTGVSGSGKSTLINNTLFPLSATALNGATTLEAAAHDSIDGLQHLDKVVDIDQSPIGRTPRSNPATYTGLFTPIRELFAGVPESRSRGYGPGRFSFNVKGGRCEACQGDGLIKVEMHFLPDIYVPCDVCKSKRYNRETLEVKYKGKSITEVLDMTIEEAREFFDAVPALARKLQTLMDVGLSYIKLGQSATTLSGGEAQRVKLSRELSKRDTGKTLYILDEPTTGLHFADIQQLLDVLHRLRDHGNTVVVIEHNLDVIKTADWLVDLGPEGGSKGGQIIAVGTPEEVAEMPQSHTGYFLKPLLERDRD; translated from the coding sequence GTGGACAAGATTCTGATCCGGGGTGCACGCACCCACAACCTAAAAAACATCGACCTGACCCTGCCGCGCGACAAGCTGATCGTGATCACCGGCCTGTCCGGTTCCGGCAAGTCGTCATTGGCCTTCGACACCCTCTACGCCGAAGGCCAGCGCCGTTATGTCGAGTCACTGTCGGCCTATGCTCGACAGTTCCTGTCGATGATGGAAAAGCCCGATGTCGACACCATCGAAGGCCTGTCGCCGGCAATCTCCATCGAGCAGAAATCCACCTCACACAACCCGCGCTCCACCGTCGGCACCATCACCGAGATCTACGACTATCTGCGCCTGCTCTACGCCCGCGCCGGTATTCCACGCTGCCCGGATCACGACTTGCCGCTAGAAGCGCAGACCGTCAGCCAGATGGTCGACCAGGTGCTGGCCCTGCCCGAAGGCAGCAAGCTGATGCTGCTGGCCCCGGTGATCCGCGAACGCAAAGGCGAACACCTGGCAGTCTTTGATGAGCTGCGCGCCCAGGGCTTCGTCCGCGTGCGGGTCAACGGCAAGATTTACGAGCTGGATGAACTGCCGAAACTCGACAAGCAGAAAAAACACAGCATCGATGCCGTGGTTGACCGCTTCAAGGCGCGCGGCGACCTGCAGCAGCGCCTGGCCGAATCCTTCGAGACAGCACTGAAGCTGGCCGACGGCCTGGCCCTGATCGCGCCGATGGAGGGCGAAGAAGGCGAAGAGATCATCTTCTCCGCTCGCTTCGCCTGCCCGGTCTGCGGGCACTCGATCAGCGAGCTGGAACCCAAGCTGTTCTCCTTCAACAACCCGGCCGGCGCTTGCCCGACCTGTGACGGCCTGGGCGTTAAGCAATTCTTCGACACCAAGCGCCTGGTCAATGGCGAACTGACCCTGGCCGAGGGCGCGATCCGCGGCTGGGACCGGCGCAATGTCTATTACTTCCAGATGCTCGGCTCCCTGGCTGCGCATTACGGCTTCAGCCTGGAAGTGCCCTTCGATGAGCTCAGCGCCGAACACCAGAAGTGCATCCTGTTCGGCAGCGGCACGCAGAACGTCGACTTCAAATACCTCAACGACCGTGGCGACATCGTCAAACGCTCGCACCCCTTCGAAGGCATCGTGCCGAACCTAGAACGGCGCTACCGCGAAACCGAATCCACCAGCGTGCGCGAGGAGCTGGCCAAGTTTCTCAGCACCCAGGCCTGTCAGGATTGCCGCGGTACACGCCTGCGCCGTGAGGCGCGGCATGTATGGGTCGGCGAGAAGACCCTGCCAGCGGTCAGCGGCATGCCGATTGGCGACGCCACCGAGTATTTCGGCAGCCTGGCGCTACCCGGCCGCCGTGGCGAGATTGCCGAGAAGATCCTCAAGGAAATCCGCGAGCGCCTGCAGTTTCTGGTCAACGTCGGCCTCGACTACCTGACCCTAGACCGCAGCGCCGACACATTGTCCGGCGGTGAAGCGCAGCGTATTCGTCTGGCCAGCCAGATCGGCGCTGGCCTGGTCGGGGTGATGTACATCCTCGACGAGCCGAGCATCGGCCTGCATCAACGCGACAACGAGCGCCTGCTCGGCACCCTGCGTCACCTGCGTGACATCGGCAACACGGTGATCGTGGTTGAGCACGACGAAGACGCCATTCGCATGGCCGACTACGTGGTAGATATCGGCCCAGGTGCCGGCGTGCATGGTGGGCAGATCGTTGCCCAGGGCACAGCGGCTGAAGTCATGGCCCACCCGGACTCACTGACTGGTAAATACCTGTCCGGACGCGTGAAGATCAAAGTGCCGGCCAAGCGCACACCACGGGACAAGAAGCTCTCGCTGAAGATCAAAGGTGCGCGCGGTAACAACCTGCGCAATGTCGACCTGGAAATCCCGATCGGCCTGCTCACCTGCGTCACGGGCGTGTCCGGCTCTGGCAAATCGACGCTGATCAACAACACCCTGTTTCCGCTCAGCGCCACCGCGCTGAATGGCGCCACCACCCTGGAAGCCGCCGCCCACGACAGCATCGACGGCCTGCAGCACTTGGATAAAGTGGTGGATATCGACCAAAGCCCGATCGGCCGTACGCCACGCTCCAACCCGGCGACCTACACCGGGCTGTTTACGCCGATCCGCGAGCTGTTCGCTGGCGTGCCGGAGTCGCGCTCGCGCGGTTACGGCCCGGGGCGCTTCAGCTTCAACGTCAAAGGCGGACGCTGCGAAGCCTGCCAGGGCGACGGCCTGATCAAGGTAGAGATGCACTTCCTGCCGGACATCTACGTACCCTGCGACGTATGCAAGAGCAAGCGCTACAACCGCGAAACCCTGGAAGTGAAATACAAAGGCAAGAGCATCACCGAAGTGCTCGACATGACCATCGAGGAAGCACGGGAGTTCTTCGATGCTGTTCCGGCACTGGCGCGCAAACTGCAGACGCTGATGGATGTCGGCCTGTCCTATATCAAGCTGGGCCAGAGCGCGACAACCCTGTCCGGCGGCGAGGCGCAACGGGTCAAGCTGAGCCGCGAGCTGAGCAAGCGCGACACTGGCAAGACCCTGTATATCCTCGATGAGCCGACCACCGGCCTGCACTTCGCCGATATCCAGCAACTGCTCGACGTGCTGCATCGCCTACGCGACCACGGCAACACCGTGGTGGTGATCGAGCACAACCTGGACGTGATCAAAACCGCCGACTGGCTGGTGGATCTCGGCCCAGAAGGTGGCTCCAAAGGTGGCCAGATCATCGCCGTCGGCACGCCGGAAGAAGTCGCCGAAATGCCGCAGTCGCACACCGGCTACTTCCTTAAACCGCTGCTGGAACGTGATCGCGACTAA
- a CDS encoding MFS transporter produces the protein MHDPHSERMSGSETRAAGGLALVFAFRMLGMFMVLPVLATYGMELQGSTPALIGLAIGAYGLTQAFLQIPFGMLSDRIGRRPVIYVGLLIFAAGSLLAANADSIYGVIAGRILQGAGAISAAVMALLSDLTREQHRTKAMAMIGMSIGLSFAVAMVVGPLLTRAFGLSGLFLATAAMALLGIVIVVGLVPGAAGPLQHRESGVSTQALLPTLKHADLLRLDFGILVLHAILMASFIALPLALVEQGGLAKEEHWWVYLTALLVGFFGMVPFIIYGEKKRRMKQVLLGAVSVLLLCELFFWWFGTSLRALVLGTVVFFTAFNLLEASLPSLISKVAPAGGKGTAMGVYSTSQFLGAAIGGILGGWLYQHYSLSGVFAGCALLALFWLAFAVTMREPPYVTSLRLPLSAAALQEAGLVERLQAVPGVADAVVVRDEAAIYIKVDTQQLDRTSLERLIEPAPVAC, from the coding sequence ATGCATGATCCGCACAGCGAGCGCATGAGCGGCAGTGAAACCCGCGCGGCCGGTGGCCTGGCGCTGGTGTTCGCGTTCCGCATGCTCGGTATGTTTATGGTGCTGCCGGTACTGGCGACCTATGGCATGGAGTTACAGGGCAGTACACCGGCGCTGATCGGCCTGGCGATAGGCGCCTACGGTTTGACCCAGGCGTTTCTGCAGATTCCGTTTGGCATGCTCAGTGACCGCATCGGCCGGCGGCCGGTGATCTATGTCGGCCTGCTGATTTTCGCCGCCGGCAGCCTGTTAGCGGCCAATGCCGACTCGATTTATGGGGTGATTGCCGGACGCATTCTGCAAGGCGCCGGCGCGATTTCCGCTGCGGTGATGGCGCTGCTCTCTGACCTGACCCGTGAACAGCACCGCACCAAGGCCATGGCGATGATCGGTATGAGCATCGGGCTGTCGTTTGCCGTTGCCATGGTGGTCGGCCCGCTGCTGACCCGCGCCTTTGGCCTGTCCGGGCTGTTTCTCGCCACAGCAGCGATGGCGCTGCTGGGCATTGTGATCGTTGTCGGACTGGTGCCAGGGGCTGCCGGACCGTTGCAGCACCGTGAGTCGGGTGTAAGCACGCAAGCGTTGTTGCCTACGCTCAAGCACGCCGACTTGTTGCGTCTGGATTTCGGCATTCTGGTGCTGCACGCAATTCTGATGGCCAGCTTTATCGCCTTGCCGCTGGCGCTGGTGGAGCAGGGCGGCCTGGCTAAGGAAGAGCATTGGTGGGTCTACCTGACCGCGCTACTGGTGGGTTTCTTCGGCATGGTGCCGTTTATCATCTACGGCGAGAAAAAGCGTCGCATGAAGCAGGTGCTGCTCGGCGCGGTTAGCGTGCTGCTGCTCTGTGAGCTGTTCTTCTGGTGGTTTGGCACCAGCTTGCGTGCGCTGGTGCTCGGCACGGTGGTGTTCTTCACCGCGTTCAACTTGCTCGAAGCTTCGTTGCCGTCGCTGATCAGCAAGGTGGCTCCGGCGGGTGGCAAGGGCACGGCGATGGGGGTGTATTCCACCAGTCAGTTCCTCGGTGCGGCCATCGGCGGCATCCTGGGTGGCTGGCTGTATCAGCACTACAGCCTGTCGGGTGTGTTTGCGGGCTGTGCCCTGCTGGCTCTTTTTTGGTTGGCCTTTGCTGTTACTATGCGCGAACCGCCGTATGTCACCAGCCTGCGTCTGCCGCTTTCAGCTGCGGCTTTGCAAGAGGCGGGGTTGGTCGAGCGTTTACAGGCTGTGCCCGGAGTGGCGGATGCCGTAGTGGTACGCGACGAAGCGGCCATCTATATCAAAGTGGATACCCAACAATTGGACCGCACGTCCCTTGAGCGCCTCATAGAGCCGGCGCCGGTGGCGTGCTGA
- a CDS encoding single-stranded DNA-binding protein, with the protein MARGVNKVILVGTCGQDPETRYLPSGNAVTNLSLATSEQWTDKQTGQKVEKTEWHRVSLFGKVAEIAGEYLRKGSQVYIEGKLQTREWEKDGIKRYTTEIIVDMQGTMQLLGGRPDNAGGGDSAPRQQRPAPQREQQSAPRPAPQQAPQPAADFDSFDDDIPF; encoded by the coding sequence ATGGCCCGTGGGGTTAACAAAGTCATTCTGGTCGGTACCTGCGGACAGGACCCGGAAACCCGTTACCTGCCGAGCGGCAACGCGGTCACCAACCTGAGCCTGGCGACCAGCGAGCAGTGGACCGACAAACAGACCGGTCAGAAGGTCGAGAAAACCGAGTGGCACCGTGTGTCGCTGTTCGGCAAAGTGGCCGAGATCGCCGGCGAATACCTGCGCAAAGGTTCGCAGGTGTACATCGAAGGCAAGCTGCAGACCCGTGAGTGGGAAAAAGACGGCATCAAGCGCTACACCACCGAAATTATCGTCGACATGCAGGGCACCATGCAGCTGCTTGGCGGTCGTCCGGACAACGCCGGTGGCGGTGATTCCGCCCCGCGTCAGCAGCGCCCTGCGCCGCAGCGCGAGCAGCAGTCAGCGCCACGCCCTGCACCCCAACAAGCACCTCAGCCTGCCGCGGATTTCGACAGCTTCGATGACGACATCCCGTTCTGA
- a CDS encoding sugar nucleotide-binding protein, giving the protein MRMRLMLLGGGNALGQALIRLGAEEDIGFLAPKPPESGWDPASLTQLLDDTRPDALINLAYYFDWFQAEAVSEAQFAAQERSVERLAELCQHHQIRLVQPSSYRVFDGSRATAYSEKEEPVPLGVRGQALWRFEQRVRAICPRHVLLRFGWLLDDSANGLLGRFLTRAAHDEPLLLADDRRGNPTPVDDAARVILAVLKQLDCQTPLWGTYHYGGHEATTSLALGQAVLSEARNFRSNLVDEVSAQAHSARPDAAEEPQHAVLSCKKILHTFGIKPRAWRSGLPSLLDRYYRHV; this is encoded by the coding sequence ATGCGTATGCGGCTGATGCTGCTAGGTGGCGGTAATGCGTTGGGGCAGGCGTTGATTCGTCTCGGCGCTGAGGAAGACATTGGCTTTCTCGCCCCCAAACCGCCGGAGTCAGGCTGGGACCCCGCCAGCCTCACTCAGTTGCTGGATGACACCCGCCCCGATGCCCTGATCAACCTTGCTTACTACTTCGACTGGTTTCAGGCCGAAGCGGTCAGCGAGGCACAGTTTGCTGCGCAGGAACGTTCAGTCGAGCGCCTTGCCGAGCTCTGTCAGCATCATCAGATTCGCCTGGTGCAGCCCTCCAGCTACCGCGTCTTTGATGGTTCACGGGCGACTGCTTACAGTGAGAAGGAAGAACCGGTGCCGCTTGGTGTGCGTGGTCAGGCGCTGTGGCGCTTTGAGCAGCGCGTGCGGGCGATCTGCCCACGGCATGTGCTGCTGCGCTTTGGCTGGTTGCTGGATGACAGCGCCAATGGCTTGCTCGGGCGCTTTCTGACTCGTGCCGCGCATGATGAACCGCTGTTGCTGGCCGATGACCGGCGTGGCAACCCGACCCCTGTCGACGATGCCGCGCGGGTCATTCTCGCCGTGCTCAAGCAGCTCGATTGCCAAACGCCACTGTGGGGCACCTACCACTATGGCGGGCATGAGGCGACCACCTCGCTGGCGCTGGGCCAGGCGGTGCTCAGCGAAGCGCGCAACTTCCGCAGCAATCTGGTCGATGAAGTGAGCGCGCAGGCGCACAGCGCGCGTCCGGATGCGGCTGAAGAGCCGCAGCATGCGGTGCTGTCCTGCAAGAAAATCCTTCATACCTTCGGCATCAAACCGCGAGCATGGCGCTCGGGGCTGCCGAGCCTACTGGACCGTTATTATCGCCATGTCTGA
- a CDS encoding NAD-dependent epimerase/dehydratase family protein produces MSDSRPVLVTGGAGFIGSHLVDALLAQGYPVRVLDNLSMGKLANLTLDNPQLQFIQGDVADAAVVAQAVAGCAAVAHLAAVASVQASVDDPVATHQSNFVGTLNICEAMRLHGVKRVLFASSAAVYGNNGEGMAIDEATPKAPLTPYAADKLASEHYLDFYRRQHGLEPAIFRFFNIFGPRQDPSSPYSGVISIFTQRVQQGLPISVFGDGEQTRDFFYIEDLVALLTQALTAPQVVEGAVNVGWNEAVSLNQLLAQIGELCGGLPAVNYQAQRAGDIRHSRADNQRLQTHYQLPAATPMREGLRRLLAQG; encoded by the coding sequence ATGTCTGATTCACGCCCTGTTCTGGTGACCGGCGGTGCCGGCTTTATCGGCTCGCACCTTGTCGATGCGCTACTGGCGCAGGGTTACCCCGTGCGGGTGTTGGACAACCTGTCGATGGGCAAGCTGGCCAATCTGACGCTGGATAACCCGCAGCTGCAGTTTATTCAGGGCGATGTCGCCGATGCCGCTGTCGTGGCGCAGGCGGTTGCTGGTTGCGCGGCGGTGGCGCACCTGGCTGCAGTGGCCTCGGTGCAAGCCTCGGTGGATGATCCGGTGGCGACTCATCAGAGTAATTTCGTCGGCACGTTGAATATCTGCGAGGCGATGCGTCTGCACGGCGTCAAGCGCGTGCTGTTCGCCTCCAGCGCGGCGGTGTATGGCAACAATGGCGAAGGTATGGCGATTGATGAAGCCACGCCCAAGGCGCCGCTGACGCCCTATGCGGCGGACAAGCTGGCCAGTGAGCATTACCTGGATTTCTATCGCCGCCAGCATGGCCTGGAGCCGGCGATCTTTCGTTTCTTCAATATTTTCGGTCCACGCCAGGATCCATCCTCGCCGTACTCCGGGGTGATCAGCATCTTCACTCAGCGCGTGCAGCAGGGCTTGCCGATCAGCGTATTCGGTGATGGTGAGCAGACCCGCGATTTCTTCTATATCGAAGACTTAGTCGCGCTGCTGACTCAGGCGCTGACCGCGCCGCAAGTCGTTGAGGGGGCGGTAAACGTCGGCTGGAATGAAGCTGTGAGTCTGAATCAGCTGCTGGCGCAGATCGGCGAGCTGTGCGGTGGCCTGCCTGCGGTGAACTATCAGGCGCAGCGTGCCGGCGATATTCGTCATTCGCGAGCGGATAACCAGCGCTTGCAGACACATTATCAACTGCCTGCGGCAACACCCATGCGTGAAGGCTTGCGCCGCTTGCTGGCGCAAGGCTGA
- a CDS encoding OmpW family outer membrane protein — protein sequence MRTSLFTASLLALAIAAPLAHAHQAGDIIVRAGAITVDPQESSSDIWVGALGTDVAGTKATLDSDTQLGLNFAYMLTNNIGIELLAATPFSHNVGVKGMPGGFAGLNGKLGELKHLPPTLSVVYYPLDASSAFQPYVGAGINYTWFFDTKLSSEAEGKGFSGLDMKDSWGLAAQVGMDYMLTDNIMLNAQVRYIDIETTGTTNILGDKVKVDVDVDPFVYMVGLGYKF from the coding sequence ATGCGTACCTCACTGTTTACCGCCTCACTGCTGGCCCTAGCCATTGCCGCCCCACTGGCGCACGCACACCAGGCTGGCGACATCATCGTGCGCGCCGGCGCGATCACCGTTGACCCGCAGGAAAGCAGCAGCGACATCTGGGTCGGCGCACTCGGCACTGACGTAGCCGGTACCAAAGCGACCCTGGACAGCGACACTCAGTTGGGCCTGAACTTCGCTTACATGCTGACCAACAACATCGGCATCGAGCTACTGGCAGCCACCCCGTTCAGCCATAACGTCGGCGTAAAAGGCATGCCGGGCGGCTTTGCTGGCCTGAACGGCAAACTCGGCGAACTCAAGCACCTGCCGCCGACCCTGAGCGTTGTCTATTACCCGCTGGATGCCAGCTCGGCCTTCCAGCCCTATGTGGGTGCGGGCATCAACTACACTTGGTTCTTCGACACCAAGCTGAGCAGCGAAGCGGAAGGTAAAGGTTTCAGCGGCCTGGACATGAAGGACTCCTGGGGCCTGGCCGCACAGGTGGGCATGGACTACATGCTGACTGACAACATCATGCTCAACGCCCAGGTGCGCTACATCGACATCGAAACCACCGGCACCACCAACATCCTCGGCGACAAGGTCAAGGTTGATGTGGACGTGGACCCGTTCGTTTACATGGTTGGCCTGGGCTACAAGTTCTAA
- a CDS encoding DUF3450 domain-containing protein yields MIPLPKRLLAVALVLASAPLAATPLDAALDESQQLAADAKASQARVEQLDDASREMLTEYRNALQQAEALQGYNAQLRELVAAQRKELAGYQQQLDGIERTQEAVTPQMRRMVEVLGEFIAADLPFLPDERSDRLAQLQDLLPRADVSLAEKYRRILEAYQVESDYGRTLEAWRGELPSEGTSRSVEFLRLGRVMLYFQTLDGHESGWWNPQTRSWQLLDGSARRPLRQAIAIARQEQAPAVLDLPVKTLALEAKP; encoded by the coding sequence ATGATCCCTCTGCCGAAGCGCCTGCTGGCAGTCGCTCTGGTTCTGGCCAGTGCGCCGCTCGCAGCGACTCCTCTGGATGCTGCGCTGGATGAAAGTCAGCAACTGGCCGCTGATGCCAAAGCCTCGCAGGCGCGCGTCGAGCAACTCGATGACGCCAGCCGGGAAATGCTCACCGAGTATCGAAATGCCTTGCAGCAGGCCGAGGCTTTGCAAGGTTATAACGCTCAGTTACGCGAGCTGGTTGCGGCGCAGCGCAAAGAGCTGGCTGGCTATCAGCAGCAACTCGATGGCATCGAGCGCACTCAGGAGGCGGTAACGCCACAGATGCGCCGCATGGTCGAGGTGCTCGGTGAATTTATCGCCGCCGACCTGCCGTTCCTGCCGGATGAGCGCAGCGACCGTCTGGCTCAGCTGCAGGATCTACTGCCGCGTGCGGATGTCAGCCTGGCCGAGAAATACCGGCGCATTCTTGAGGCCTACCAGGTGGAGAGCGACTACGGCCGCACCCTGGAAGCCTGGCGCGGTGAGTTGCCGAGTGAAGGGACGTCACGCAGTGTCGAGTTCCTCCGTCTGGGCCGCGTGATGCTGTATTTCCAGACCCTCGACGGTCATGAAAGTGGCTGGTGGAACCCGCAAACCCGTAGCTGGCAGCTGCTCGACGGCAGCGCCCGTCGCCCGTTGCGCCAAGCCATTGCGATTGCCCGCCAGGAGCAGGCTCCGGCCGTGCTTGACCTGCCCGTGAAGACCCTGGCGCTGGAGGCCAAGCCATGA
- a CDS encoding MotA/TolQ/ExbB proton channel family protein — protein MNRRVLAFTLALLPALAGAAEPLSPDQLLQRIRSERAAEVSAMQSREQAFIAERGERAQLLATARSALATQKAEAERLKAEFDRQEAELAEQEKLLSQRAGHLGELFGVVRQSAGDVAGQWQDSLLNAQYPERLARLKALAESRTLPSAADLDGYWMLLLEDLTASGRVEQLQLPVVAADGTRNAQDVLRVGAFSAYGVDAFLRYDADAGELLAPPRQPSGLGQVADYLDSSDAVASLPVDPSRGTLLAQLQREPGLWDRVQQGGLVGWVILVLGAFGLLLAAWRMVYLTRVGRGVSAQMHDLSAPRADNPLGRIIGVLGPKPQLADLETLELKLDEAILQETPPLEKGQGLLKLLSAVAPLLGLLGTVTGMIVTFQAITQGGGGDSRLMADGISQALVTTVLGLVVAIPLLFLHTLLASRSKGLIQLLEQQSAGLIALHLSGAPRRD, from the coding sequence ATGAATCGTCGTGTTCTCGCCTTTACCCTGGCCCTGCTGCCCGCCCTGGCTGGCGCTGCCGAGCCGCTGAGCCCCGATCAACTGCTGCAACGGATTCGTAGCGAGCGCGCGGCTGAAGTCAGCGCCATGCAAAGTCGCGAGCAGGCCTTTATTGCCGAGCGCGGCGAACGTGCCCAGCTGCTGGCCACTGCGCGCAGCGCCCTGGCCACGCAGAAGGCCGAAGCCGAGCGACTTAAGGCTGAATTTGACCGCCAGGAGGCCGAATTGGCCGAGCAGGAAAAGCTCCTCAGCCAGCGCGCCGGTCACCTTGGCGAGTTGTTTGGCGTGGTCCGCCAGAGCGCCGGTGATGTCGCCGGGCAATGGCAGGACAGCCTGCTCAACGCCCAATACCCCGAGCGCCTGGCGCGCCTCAAGGCACTGGCTGAAAGCCGCACGCTGCCGTCTGCTGCCGACCTCGATGGCTACTGGATGCTGCTGCTCGAAGACCTCACCGCCAGCGGCCGGGTTGAGCAACTGCAACTGCCGGTGGTGGCGGCTGATGGCACGCGCAATGCGCAGGATGTGCTGCGCGTCGGCGCGTTCTCCGCTTACGGCGTCGATGCCTTCTTGCGTTATGACGCCGATGCCGGTGAGCTGCTGGCGCCGCCGCGTCAGCCGTCCGGTTTGGGCCAGGTCGCGGACTATCTCGATAGCAGCGACGCGGTCGCCAGCCTGCCGGTTGATCCAAGCCGCGGTACCTTGCTGGCGCAGTTGCAGCGTGAGCCAGGTCTGTGGGACCGCGTGCAGCAGGGCGGCCTGGTCGGCTGGGTGATTCTGGTGCTCGGTGCATTTGGTCTGCTGCTGGCCGCCTGGCGCATGGTCTACCTGACCCGCGTAGGCCGTGGCGTCAGCGCGCAGATGCATGACTTGAGCGCACCGCGTGCCGACAACCCGCTGGGTCGGATCATCGGCGTGCTGGGTCCCAAGCCGCAGCTGGCGGATCTGGAAACCCTGGAGCTGAAGCTCGACGAGGCGATCCTGCAGGAAACCCCGCCGCTGGAAAAAGGCCAGGGCCTGCTCAAGCTGCTTAGCGCTGTGGCGCCGCTGCTCGGTCTGCTCGGCACCGTGACCGGGATGATCGTCACCTTCCAGGCGATTACCCAGGGCGGTGGAGGCGATTCGCGATTGATGGCTGACGGTATCTCGCAAGCGCTGGTGACCACTGTGTTGGGCCTGGTGGTGGCGATTCCGCTGCTGTTCCTGCACACCCTGTTGGCCAGCCGCAGCAAGGGCCTGATTCAGCTGTTGGAACAACAAAGTGCCGGGCTGATTGCCCTGCACCTGTCCGGGGCGCCGCGCCGTGACTGA
- a CDS encoding MotA/TolQ/ExbB proton channel family protein — protein MTDWLALWLRLVDSGHALLDFMSAGGVVMWALAGLCVVFWTLVFERFWYMRRVFPEWVAERRQAWQQVLSDDTGNWQRAVRSAWLAQAQQHLLGPLRLSKTLVAMYPLLGLLGTVSGMVAVFDVLAINGTGNPRGMAAGVWQATLPTMAGMVLAISGLFSLARLERDARRALERLADQLRHD, from the coding sequence GTGACTGATTGGCTGGCGCTATGGTTGCGCCTGGTCGACAGCGGCCATGCCTTGCTCGACTTCATGAGCGCTGGTGGCGTGGTGATGTGGGCGCTGGCTGGCCTGTGCGTGGTGTTCTGGACCCTGGTATTCGAGCGCTTCTGGTACATGCGCCGGGTTTTCCCGGAGTGGGTCGCCGAGCGCCGTCAGGCCTGGCAGCAGGTGCTGAGCGACGACACTGGCAACTGGCAGCGCGCGGTGCGCAGTGCCTGGTTAGCCCAGGCGCAGCAACACCTGCTTGGCCCGCTGCGCCTGAGCAAGACCCTGGTGGCGATGTACCCGCTGCTGGGCTTGCTTGGTACGGTCAGCGGCATGGTCGCGGTGTTCGATGTACTGGCCATCAACGGCACCGGTAACCCGCGCGGCATGGCGGCCGGGGTCTGGCAGGCGACTCTGCCGACCATGGCCGGCATGGTCTTGGCGATTAGTGGATTGTTCAGCCTGGCGCGCCTCGAACGCGATGCACGCAGGGCTCTAGAGCGGCTGGCTGACCAGCTGCGTCACGACTGA